A genomic window from Agrobacterium tumefaciens includes:
- a CDS encoding HlyD family type I secretion periplasmic adaptor subunit, whose protein sequence is MFKKKNAIAEIKPQGQLEWYSEVPRSIRLHSSIGLAVLLASFGGFGYWAGTAPLSSAIIAQGSFVATGNNKIVQHLEGGIIKEMMVSEGDTVKEGDVLLTLDKTTALANERMLQLRRLRLETIVTRLRAEAQGEKSFKVPEIVMKEAGDPDINSIIQSQNIVFHSKIVKLDEQLNLIEKNIRSLEFRYTGYNGQKQSFDRQLALLTQERDSKERLAKDGVIRKTDMLALERAIADAMGDIARLTGEMNQSEAEIAKFKQEAVIAVNANKQAALDALETAESDLDSVREQVRGAAEVLERTVIRSPVNGTVVRAYYHTPGGVITTGKPIMEILPAHVPLILEAQVLRTSIDQLHEGQTAAIRLSALNRRTTPVLNGKVFYVSADSIEENAGLQVKDVYIVRVQVSDDEIAKVHNFHPVPGMPADVLIQTSERTFFEYLTKPISDSMSRAFKER, encoded by the coding sequence ATGTTCAAGAAGAAAAACGCTATTGCCGAAATCAAACCACAGGGCCAGCTGGAATGGTACAGCGAGGTGCCGCGCTCCATCCGCCTGCATAGTTCCATCGGCCTTGCCGTGCTGCTCGCCTCATTCGGCGGCTTCGGATATTGGGCCGGCACCGCACCGCTCTCCTCCGCCATCATCGCCCAGGGCAGCTTTGTCGCCACCGGCAACAACAAGATCGTCCAGCATCTGGAAGGCGGCATTATCAAGGAAATGATGGTCAGCGAGGGCGATACGGTCAAGGAAGGCGACGTCCTGCTGACGCTCGACAAGACGACGGCGCTTGCCAATGAGCGCATGTTGCAGCTGCGGCGTCTTCGCCTTGAAACCATCGTGACGCGCCTGCGCGCCGAAGCGCAGGGCGAAAAAAGCTTCAAGGTGCCGGAAATCGTCATGAAGGAAGCCGGCGATCCTGACATCAACTCCATCATCCAGAGCCAGAACATCGTGTTCCACAGCAAAATCGTCAAGCTCGACGAGCAGTTGAACCTGATCGAAAAGAACATCCGCTCTCTGGAATTCCGCTATACGGGTTATAACGGGCAAAAACAGTCCTTCGACCGGCAACTCGCCCTTCTGACGCAGGAACGCGATTCCAAGGAACGGCTCGCCAAGGACGGCGTCATCCGCAAGACCGATATGCTGGCACTGGAACGCGCGATTGCCGACGCCATGGGCGATATCGCCCGTCTGACCGGCGAAATGAACCAGAGTGAGGCGGAAATCGCCAAGTTCAAGCAGGAAGCGGTCATCGCCGTCAACGCCAACAAGCAGGCGGCGCTCGACGCGCTGGAAACAGCGGAATCCGATCTCGACAGTGTCCGGGAACAGGTGCGCGGCGCCGCCGAAGTGCTGGAACGCACCGTCATCCGCTCCCCCGTCAACGGTACCGTGGTGCGAGCCTATTATCATACCCCCGGCGGCGTCATCACGACAGGCAAGCCGATCATGGAAATCCTGCCCGCCCATGTTCCCCTGATCCTAGAAGCACAGGTGCTCAGAACTTCGATCGACCAGCTGCATGAGGGCCAGACCGCCGCGATCCGCCTGTCGGCGCTCAACCGCCGCACCACGCCGGTCCTGAACGGCAAGGTCTTTTACGTTTCGGCCGACAGCATCGAGGAAAATGCCGGCCTTCAGGTCAAGGACGTCTATATCGTGCGCGTGCAGGTTTCCGACGACGAGATCGCCAAGGTCCATAATTTCCACCCCGTGCCCGGCATGCCGGCCGACGTTCTGATCCAGACCTCGGAGCGCACGTTCTTCGAATATCTGACCAAGCCGATCTCCGACAGCATGTCCCGCGCCTTCAAGGAAAGATGA
- a CDS encoding O-antigen ligase family protein produces the protein MRIAKSALIDPERNEIFGMAAIALSFFVFAYSSRFGQISVLAYYGMWLPLVVVNYRQVLGNYPRYLWIFAFGILTVLSSFWSEAASVTMRASIQYMTHIVCALIAMRVISIRTLTRGALIGIAVVLLYSLLFGIYLFDALDGTYSFVGAFSSKNQLGFYASLGVIFAAASVLVLKQRGIWLPIAGVTGLLSAYSLIASQSATSTITTAAVVALIIGFIPIGMLSPANRKMTFFVLGGLGALLAVASLQFGLLDAILGVFGKDSTLTGRTYLWQQGIEAAKQTPILGVGYQGFWVAGFADAERLWNDFFITGRTGFHFHNTYIETVVENGIVGMVLLGMVLYGTLLGHLRSVLMRKSDPQGVILFAICALFVVRSFVEIDIIFPYQIGSFLLYFAAGKLCLPVKAAQNGETHPAIGMRLQTRA, from the coding sequence ATGCGGATTGCCAAATCGGCGCTGATCGATCCCGAACGCAATGAAATCTTCGGAATGGCGGCTATTGCGCTGTCATTCTTCGTGTTCGCCTATTCGTCGCGTTTCGGGCAAATCTCGGTTCTGGCCTATTATGGCATGTGGCTGCCGCTGGTGGTGGTCAATTACCGGCAGGTGCTCGGCAATTATCCGCGTTATCTGTGGATCTTCGCCTTCGGCATCCTGACTGTGCTGTCCAGCTTCTGGTCGGAGGCCGCGTCGGTAACCATGCGCGCCTCCATCCAATATATGACGCATATTGTCTGCGCCCTGATCGCCATGCGCGTCATCTCGATCCGCACGCTGACGCGCGGCGCGCTGATCGGCATCGCCGTGGTTCTGCTCTATTCGCTGCTGTTCGGCATCTATCTCTTCGATGCGCTGGACGGCACCTATAGTTTCGTCGGCGCCTTCTCATCGAAGAACCAGCTCGGTTTTTATGCCTCGCTCGGCGTCATTTTTGCCGCGGCCTCCGTGCTGGTCCTGAAACAGAGAGGCATCTGGCTGCCGATTGCCGGTGTTACCGGGCTCTTATCGGCCTATAGCCTCATCGCATCGCAATCGGCCACATCCACCATCACCACGGCGGCCGTGGTTGCGCTCATCATCGGCTTCATCCCGATCGGCATGCTGTCTCCCGCCAATCGCAAGATGACATTTTTCGTGCTTGGCGGCCTTGGTGCGCTGCTTGCGGTCGCCTCCCTGCAATTCGGCCTGCTCGATGCCATTCTCGGGGTTTTCGGCAAGGATTCGACGCTTACCGGCCGCACCTATCTCTGGCAGCAGGGCATAGAGGCGGCAAAACAGACGCCGATCCTCGGTGTCGGTTATCAGGGGTTCTGGGTGGCGGGTTTTGCCGATGCCGAACGGCTTTGGAACGACTTCTTCATTACCGGCCGCACCGGCTTCCATTTCCATAATACCTATATCGAGACGGTGGTAGAGAACGGCATCGTCGGAATGGTGCTGCTCGGCATGGTGCTTTACGGCACGCTGCTCGGACATCTGCGCTCGGTGCTGATGCGCAAGAGCGATCCGCAGGGCGTTATTCTCTTTGCGATCTGCGCGCTGTTCGTGGTGCGCTCCTTCGTGGAGATCGATATCATCTTCCCCTACCAGATCGGCTCGTTCCTGCTTTATTTCGCTGCGGGCAAACTGTGCCTGCCAGTGAAAGCGGCGCAGAATGGTGAAACTCACCCGGCGATCGGTATGCGGTTGCAGACGAGAGCCTAG
- a CDS encoding polysaccharide biosynthesis/export family protein, producing MNGLFATPRRPLAALVLAASVALAAPLSAMAAEGGQYKLGTADKLRIRVAEWQPADGSIRNWDVINGDYSVGPSGALSLPFIGQLDVSGKTPSEVGEAIGAQLQSKFALRNLPSASVEIAQFRPIFLSGDVQTPGEYPYAANLTVLKAVSLAGGLRRSDAGQRFARDFINARGDAAVYDNQRARLLARQARLIAEVKGDQAIAKTPEMEKISEIDTLLASESALMKSRTERYTLQLKALTDLHALLQSEVESLNKKSETQNRQLQLANEDRDRVNRLNEQGLALSQRRISAEERAAEVESTLLDIDTQSLRAKQDINKATQDEINLRNDWVAQRSKELQDTEAELDKLNLQLTTSRELMSEALAQSAEAIRFDPSGKSATITYLVVREENGKPKEVKVEENTLLQPGDVIKVSSEILMQ from the coding sequence ATGAACGGCCTTTTTGCCACCCCCCGCCGTCCGCTTGCCGCCCTCGTGCTTGCCGCTTCCGTCGCCCTGGCCGCACCGCTCTCCGCAATGGCGGCAGAGGGTGGGCAATATAAGCTCGGCACCGCCGACAAGCTGCGCATCCGTGTTGCCGAATGGCAGCCGGCCGATGGCAGCATCCGCAACTGGGACGTCATCAATGGCGATTATTCCGTCGGCCCATCCGGCGCGCTGTCCTTGCCATTTATCGGCCAGCTGGATGTTTCGGGGAAAACGCCTTCGGAAGTCGGTGAGGCGATCGGCGCCCAGCTTCAGAGCAAATTCGCACTTCGCAACCTTCCCTCGGCTTCCGTCGAAATCGCCCAGTTCCGGCCGATCTTTCTCAGCGGCGACGTGCAGACGCCGGGCGAATATCCCTATGCCGCCAATCTCACGGTGCTGAAGGCCGTCAGCCTTGCCGGCGGCCTGCGTCGCTCCGACGCCGGCCAGCGTTTTGCCCGCGACTTCATCAATGCGCGCGGCGATGCCGCCGTCTACGACAATCAGCGGGCAAGGCTGCTGGCGCGCCAGGCGCGGTTGATTGCCGAGGTCAAGGGCGATCAGGCCATCGCCAAGACGCCTGAAATGGAAAAGATCAGCGAGATCGATACGCTTCTCGCCAGCGAAAGCGCGCTGATGAAATCCCGCACCGAGCGTTATACGCTTCAGCTGAAGGCGTTGACGGATCTGCATGCCCTTTTGCAGAGTGAAGTCGAATCGCTGAATAAAAAATCGGAAACACAGAACCGCCAGCTCCAGCTCGCCAACGAAGACCGCGACCGCGTCAACCGGCTGAATGAACAGGGGCTTGCGCTATCGCAGCGGCGTATCTCGGCGGAAGAGCGCGCGGCGGAGGTGGAATCCACCCTTCTTGATATCGATACGCAGTCTCTGCGCGCCAAGCAGGACATCAACAAGGCGACCCAGGACGAGATCAACCTGCGCAACGACTGGGTGGCGCAGCGTTCCAAGGAATTGCAGGACACCGAAGCGGAACTCGACAAGCTCAATCTGCAGCTGACCACCAGCCGTGAATTGATGTCGGAGGCGCTGGCGCAATCGGCCGAAGCGATCCGCTTCGATCCATCGGGCAAATCCGCGACCATCACCTATCTCGTGGTGCGTGAGGAAAATGGCAAGCCGAAGGAAGTGAAGGTGGAAGAAAACACCCTGCTTCAGCCCGGCGACGTCATCAAGGTTTCGTCCGAAATCCTGATGCAGTGA